A stretch of the Syntrophorhabdales bacterium genome encodes the following:
- a CDS encoding MBL fold metallo-hydrolase, producing the protein MTQLTRRQMLIGTAAAACASVMSFATPGPSGASAPATGKQAPGIYRYKVGSIEVTVVTDGVNRMPIPDGFVLNASRDEINAALISAFLEKDLFVGPYNPVVVNTGAKLAIIDTGNGEAAYATSKGANGQLLMNLAAAGIDAKAIDAVIISHYHTDHLNGVLRADNSLAFPNAEILVPAPEHAYWMDDIEMSRAPTPRIQGLFKNARRVMQGEVLKHLRTYEWGQEVIPGITAVGTPGHSPGHTCHIIASGTSKVYVQGDITNTPFLFVRNPGWHAFFDHDPVKAEAQRRKVYDMLVAEKMLVQAFHYPFPSLAHVEKTASGYRETPAPWNPIL; encoded by the coding sequence ATGACCCAACTCACCCGACGTCAGATGCTCATCGGCACTGCTGCAGCAGCGTGTGCTTCGGTTATGTCATTCGCCACACCAGGACCATCAGGCGCTTCCGCTCCGGCCACAGGCAAGCAGGCGCCCGGTATCTACCGCTACAAGGTCGGCAGCATCGAGGTGACCGTGGTCACCGACGGCGTCAACCGGATGCCCATCCCCGACGGTTTTGTCTTGAATGCCAGCAGGGACGAGATCAATGCCGCGCTTATTTCTGCGTTTTTGGAAAAGGATCTATTCGTCGGTCCGTATAATCCGGTTGTGGTCAACACAGGCGCAAAGCTTGCAATCATCGACACCGGGAATGGGGAGGCTGCCTACGCGACCAGTAAAGGCGCCAATGGCCAATTGCTGATGAACCTTGCCGCGGCGGGCATTGATGCCAAGGCGATCGATGCTGTGATCATTTCACACTATCACACAGATCACCTCAATGGCGTGCTTAGGGCTGACAATTCGCTGGCCTTTCCTAATGCGGAAATTCTGGTGCCTGCACCCGAACATGCATACTGGATGGATGACATAGAGATGAGTCGGGCTCCCACGCCCCGCATCCAGGGCCTGTTCAAGAACGCGCGCCGTGTAATGCAAGGTGAGGTGCTCAAGCATCTTCGGACGTATGAGTGGGGCCAGGAGGTTATCCCTGGTATCACCGCGGTGGGTACACCAGGCCATTCGCCCGGCCATACCTGTCATATCATTGCATCCGGCACGAGCAAGGTCTATGTCCAGGGAGACATCACGAATACACCCTTTCTGTTTGTGCGCAACCCCGGATGGCACGCCTTCTTCGATCACGATCCGGTAAAGGCTGAAGCTCAACGCCGTAAGGTCTACGACATGCTGGTGGCGGAGAAAATGCTGGTGCAGGCTTTTCATTACCCGTTCCCGTCGCTTGCCCATGTGGAGAAGACCGCAAGCGGCTATCGGGAAACCCCGGCGCCCTGGAATCCGATACTTTAG